ACCTGGCAATGCGAGCTAGCGGGTTGGCTAGGCCAAGGCAAATCAGGGCAGCAAAGAGGTTAGCAAAGGCCAGAGTCCAGACAATCACTAAGGTCATGGGCAGGTTCTCTTTCAGCATTGATGGACCTGGTTCAAGGCCAAGAATTAGAAAAGCGCCCAGCAAGATAGCCATCCCAGAGCTACCCGGGATACCAAAAGCCAAGGTGGGGATGAGAGCACCACCTTCCTTGGAATTATTGGCCGATTCAGGAGCAATCACCCCTTCTACCCTTCCCTGGCCAAATTCTTCCGGGTTTTTGGATGATTGGACTGCATGCCCATAAGCAATAAAACCGGCTACTTCTCCTCCAATACCCGGGATGAATCCTAGAAAAGTCCCCAATACACTGCAGCGAAGCAATAACCACCAGTGGCGCAGGTTATCCAAAATCCCTTGCAGGATGCCGGCGGCAGTAGCGCGAGCTACGATCTCGGCCTGGACTATCCCTCTTCTCTCCTTAATAAGCGTCAGCATCTCACTGAAGGCAAACAGCCCTATAACCACGGGAATTAAATCGATACCATCAAAAAGGTAAGTGGTACCAAAGCTGAACCTATTGATCCCGGTGGAAGGATCGTTACCGATGAAGGAGATCAACAATCCTAGCAAGCCAGATATCAAAGACTTGCCGAAAGAACCCTCTCCCACAAAAGCGATCATGGCTATGCCGA
Above is a window of Clostridia bacterium DNA encoding:
- a CDS encoding tripartite tricarboxylate transporter permease; this translates as MMDLLGAAVQALQQIFTFQSMAHMLIGVSLGTIIGIIPGLGGNFCLAILIPFIFSMNPVAGIAFLEGAHAATATGSAVTSILINTPGASFSAATCLDGYPMTKKGEAGRALSAAAVASGVGGIIGAACLLLALPAVRPLVMAFSPPEFFALTLFGIAMIAFVGEGSFGKSLISGLLGLLISFIGNDPSTGINRFSFGTTYLFDGIDLIPVVIGLFAFSEMLTLIKERRGIVQAEIVARATAAGILQGILDNLRHWWLLLRCSVLGTFLGFIPGIGGEVAGFIAYGHAVQSSKNPEEFGQGRVEGVIAPESANNSKEGGALIPTLAFGIPGSSGMAILLGAFLILGLEPGPSMLKENLPMTLVIVWTLAFANLFAALICLGLANPLARIAR